aatgacctaatggatgccgttcacagaaccgtgatatctgttcttgatgctgagctattagtttgtaaacttcgtgcttctatttttttcaaacttctgaatttttgaaaatctttttaacagaattcaagccctaaatcaaaattccgtttccaacagtcactaggatttaactttatctctcaaatacaacaaatatcatcaaaatcggtccaggggttatctcataaaaacgttttcgcgtttttacatgtatttgaataggccgcgtcggagttgggcccgagctaaagcttcctcttaagacctgtcgagttgtttgtgcgGTAGTGgatatgcttctctttgttttgtatattgtgtcagtatgtcgtggtacatGACCAGTCTGTCCGTGTCTTCTTGTATCGatacttcgtcgtcgtcgtcccctCCATGCTCTCCATCGCCCCCGCTGCCGTCCTACGCCCTTTCCGCGGGTGGTGCGGGGTCTTAGGTCGTGAATGTCCGCGCCATGATGGATTAGTTCTCGCGCGGCTCGGTGGGCCCTATCGTTGAGGTTGGAAGAGATGCCCCGGTATTCTATGGTTACTTCCCCCATATGTGTCGGGATCCATTCGACGTATTTGGTTGCGGTTTTGCAGTTCTTGCAGACTTCTGCTCtgcggttcaggattttggccgtgTCAGTGGAGAtccagccctttgtgaagttCCTAATGGCCACCTTGGAGCCGCCAATTATTGTTCTGTCTTGTTGCCGACCATCGATTACATATATGCGATTGTCTTAGCTTCCGCTGCCTCCAACGATCtggtccttacggagcccgcggTCACGGTCTTTcttttcgtgcatacgaccgccactgcgaagagggagttacttttgtcagcgccgacaccaccattgtttTCCCGGTTTCGAGGCTACCGGGTCTCGTgtacgaagagcaccccctcccgcaCGGCGTGGTTTTTGAGgatcgttttcgtgcggcattttcttctgtACGCATGAGTGCGTCTTCTTCGGTATGTTTTCCGGGTTTATGCGTCTCGGACCTCGGGGTGAATCTGCGTCTTGGGGCCATTCGTTCCGTAATAGTTTATTCCGATCtcttccatgatttctctgcccgccttggttccgtAGAGTCTTTCGAGTTGCCCTATCCTGCGTGCTTCCGCGATTTCGTCCAGCGCGTTATGTACCCTGAGTTGTGGTAGTCTTTCGTTTCTTGCGTACTACGGGCGAACCAGTGCcgttctgtacgcttttctaatgagcaCGTCGATCTTGCTTTTCTCAGCCTTGTTCCAGTGGGCGAGTGCGGCCACGTACGCaacgtggctgatcgcgaaggcctcAGCGATCCGTAtgatgtttctttctttaattccCCTTCTGCTGTAGGAGACTCTGCATTAGCCTAAACGTCACCGTGACTTTTTTTTCCGGATGCGTAATGGTTTCCGCGCTTGTTACCCAGTCTTCCatccagagacccaggactcCAATTTTTCAGACCATGGGTATATCCGTGCCTTTTCTTGTGGTTATTGtgattccccttttgtgtagttccgctacgtctTTCGACAGTTTATCTAGCCTCCTGGGGCGGAAAAGTAGCACTTCCAATTTCTCCGGCGAGCATTCTAGTCCGCAGCCCTCCAGATGATTCTGgattgcctccaccgccccttAAAGCCTGCTCTCTTTGTCACGTTCGCTTGCGCCCTTCCTCGTTCAACTTgttatgtcatctgcataaactGTGCGATTAATGCCTTCTATTAGCTTAATTTTTTTCCGATAGACCGATCACGACGAAGTTGAAGAGCATCGGCGGcacgacggacccttgcggtgtgcccgcgctgcccatgtccacctggatTCTCTTTTACTCGTTCAGTGtgattctggctgttcttccGGGAAGGAAATTTCTGATATAATTATACGTCCGTTCGCCCAGGCTGATTTGTGCGATTTGTAGAGGACGGCCGCATGCTCGACCCTTTTAAAGGCCGTCTTTAGATGGAGTCCGAGTAATGCCCTTAAGCCTCGCCCCGTGGTGTCTATGACTTGCTGCTTGAGTTGTATAATGGCGTCTTCGGTAGAGAGCCCTCTTCGGAATCCAATCTTGTTGCTGCGGTATATGTCGTTGGACACCAGGTAGCCGTTAACTCTGCTCAGGCAagcgtgctccatcactttaccgacgcAGGAAGTGAGCCAGATCGGCCGCATGTTCTGGATTTCTAGGGATCTACCCCGCTTGGGGATAAGGATCACTTCCTACCTCTTCCATTCGCCGGGTATCCTGACATTCCACCAGCACTCGTTCATATAGTCTCTCAAGCGGCTCGTTGCCTGGTCGTCCAGATTGCGGAGCATCTTGTTGGTCACTTTGTGGGGCCCGTAccgacttggtcttgatggtctgCAGGACCACGCTGATTTCTTGCTGGGAGAAGTCTCTGTCGAGGTCCTAGTTGCGACAGCTCGCGTAGTTCCGGCGTTCTACGGCTGGAGGTCTCTCGAGATACAGCTTGACGATTTCATCGCCCATGCTACGGATATTTCCTTTGTACATGTGTCTGATCTTGGTCATTTCCGTGTTCACCTATGTCTTGGTGCACGACGGGTTGAGCGAGTGCTTGAGGTTCTTCCACGTCATGCCAGTGTTGACGTTACCTTCCATGGCATCGTATCCTGATTGCATAACTGGGCGCAGTGCGTTTCAATGTTCTTGTTTAGTTCCGCGATTTTGCCCCTTATGTTTCTATTGTGTTTTTGCCCTTGCAGACGGCCTGGATGGATTTTTTCTATTGTACTAGGTCGCGTTGGGCGACCGCAAcgatcatcgtcgtcttctttgTCTTCTCGTCGAGTACCCGTTCGTGCCACTCCATCTCGGTCGTGTCCTTTTCTGCGTCTCGTAGCCGCTCCCTGCTCCATTCTTCTATGTTTCCTGTGAGTCCCTGTTCTTTTTCGTCTCTGATATTGTGGAATTTGTCCCAATCTACCTGCacgaaattgtttttttttttccctcgtggTGCGGTCCTCTCCCAGGGTGATACCGAGGATCCTGTGATCGCTCTACACTCCtttatcgtcatcatcagcctggctacgcccactgcagggcaaaggactctcccttacttctccagctaccccggccatgtgctaGTTGGGGCCTTGTTGTCCCTGatgacttcttaatctcatccgcccacctaactttctgccaccccttcTACGCTTCTGTTCTCTGGCAATCCAGTTCATAACCCCTGATGACCATCGggtatcttcccttctcattacatctcctacccatgtccatttctttttcttgatttcaactaagatgtcattacctcgcgtttgttccctcacccaatctgcttttttcttatcccttagcgttacacccatcgttcttctttccataactcgttgcgtggtcctcaatttaagtagagcccttttcgtaagcctccaggcttatgccccgtaggtgagtactggtaaggcacagctgttatacacttctgagggataatggcaacctgctgttcatgatcagagagaatgtctgccaaacgcactaTAGCCTATTCCTATTGttgtgattatttcagtctcatcattcggatccgcgatcactacctgccctaagtagatgtattcccttaccacttccagtgcctcgctacctattgtaagctgctgttctcttccgagactgttaaacattcctttagttttctgcagaataatttatAGACCCACCCTTtagctttgcctttccaggtcagcgagcatgcattgcaattggtcatctgagtcactaagcaaggcaatatcaccactTAACTTCaccttcactttattacctttaAGGCCCCCAGGGTTGGGGGTATTGCATAAGGAGCGGCTAGCAAATATAAAAGCAATTACATACCCAAAGTAAAGATACTTAGATACACGTTCGCTGGCTGTTAAATGCGGTAGTTATACAGTTCAAAAACGTGGATGGGCAGGTGATTGCGGCGATGTCGTGAGAAAGGCCGTCCCAGTCCGAGGCTTAGCGTGGAAAGAATGATGAAGCAAAAGCGGTAGTGTGCGCACGTGGTCGGGCGCCTTGAAGGGGATGACCAATGCGGAGTGAAAGGCATGCAGGCGGACTGATGTAGGGTGGATCATAGAGAGAGGAATTCATCAACAGGAGACACTCGGCGAAAGCTGCCAACAGGAAACACATCAGGTGTCAATctcatccgttagttgacgcgagcatcggaaaaaaattaTGTGAAATGAACCTACAGACGTTTTacttattttcattctttccctCTAAAACTAAAATGTTTTGTGTATAAATGAACTTGTACTTCGCGacctatttttcttgcgttacctagcaacaagctagcagCACGCCAGACGCGCTGTGTGATGCGTCATGCACCAGACGTGCCACTGaagtgagcgaggccggctgtGCATGTTTGTTGGGCTACGTTTGTTGGGCTCCTGGcgttttcttgcgttccttctgaatttcgacacggcaccactacACTATTgaactacggcaaggtgagaaatcttATTCGGCAgtgtgcgacgcatttcaagtAACTTTAGGCCCACGGAATAAAAGCTAGAATAGTTACGCAGTTAACAAAAACAGCTCGGCCATTCTGTCGCAGGTAATTTGAGTTAGTGACTCGTACTGGAAAAGCCAAAACAATATTGtcacttatttcggtagtttttcgGCACGCTTGCCGCACCCGCCTATGTGACGCAGTCAGCGAAATGCAGCTCGACCATGTTGACGGTTTCgcatgtactgaatcttactgggacaagttcgtgacgctttgcCGGACCCCCTACATTATTGCATTTGCCTACTTTTGGGGATACTGCTCAGGTACGCGCGTCACGCCTTACGTTgtttagcgaaaagcagctcggtggtgtgccgcagtttcgcgtgggctgaatcttactggtacaagttcgtaacgcattctctgacccctaaattTATTCTATTTAGTTTCGTAACCTTGTGGAATACTTTTGAGGCATGTTTGCCGCGCCTGGGGTGGTGAAGTAGTTAACAAAAGAGCAAGCCACCCGTTGTGGCAGTCAGTTTGGCGTGTTCTGAATTTTAGTCGataagtttgtgacgctttttatggccctgtAACACCATATGTATACTTTCTTTCCATACTCTCGCTTGTGGAAAACGCGACTAGCGATTGCCAatagtgataacacgggagtgtgttgcttgcgcagGCAGGACGCGTAGAAGATAACGCCGAAgagctcaaaaaccaagaactTGACAATCTGTCTCTTGAGTGACTGAAAACATGCTTTGCACTCACGAAATTCTCTTGAGTGCAACTAggaggcattctgcgagcgtgtaacatggtctggctgagaacCAGTGTTGTGGCAACCCCTGTATATTTGGCGTACagtcgtgtcgactgaggccaagttgttttggaaaagCGCAGTCAGCCATATAcatgtgctcttaaagtgcaagaaataatgcccgggaaggaAGGGACGTTCGAAAATCAGgtgttttcttcatattttatggcattgcttgggaggagtctatttgctgcgaaatgtgtgtaaaagtgaatttatctatAATGCCGCCCCTTCACCGCTTACGAACGTTTCGCCTCTATACGCAATATTCCTTTTAGGTCAATATAATAAAATGGTagatgcttgtaatttactttttttcagctgatgccatCCAGCGGAGCTTCGTACgacaacgactgctgcttacctggtgccagaACTTTGGTTGAACGCACAAAatgcccggaacgagcatttatatagagcaaaataaaaatttcatcatttcagaaggtGTCGTGCGTTTACTTTATCAAATTGCACGTGCCAAATattcggtggaggcttgtaaagatcgttccacaatcatttttactaaataataaaactaTTCCGCGCCGAGGCCGCGcgtggttcagcagtagaagcgaaaaaaaaagaaagccgcgccgatcagcggagccggcgtggcgtCTACCAGCTGGCGTTCAAAGCGTGCGCACCACAAACCAAGACCGGAAggtgttaataccatccgcttggtgcgctacagtcaattcggccccTGGGCTCTATGGGGTGTCGGCTCTTGTTGAATCTCTTACTCTATGGCTGGATGATGAAGTGAGCTGTAAAAGAATCTATGGAATAAGTACGTATTAGCGATACGACGCCTACAAGACAGGGTTTTTAGGGCGGATTCTGCTTTTAACGATGGTGACTGGGATTATATCTatagcatgaatgaatgaatcttgtGGCACGATTTTGTACTGATTCTAGACACTTTGTTATATATTTTTGGTTAGGGCTCCAAATGGAAGAGGCATATTCCAGCTTACAGGGTACGAGTGCCTTGTAGGCAAGCAATTTTAGATTTGGTGGCGCTTGACGTAGATGACATTTATGGATACCAAGCTTTCTGTTAGCAGATTATATAACTTTATTGACATGCGCGTTTCAGGTTAGATTGTTGGACAGTGTTACGCCCTAGGTATTTATAGGAATGTGTTAATGTTATCGTGACGTGCCAGACTGCATAAGATAACAGGACAGGATTAGTTTTCGATGAAATGACATGAGTTTGCACTTATCGGGTTTAGTTCCATTAACCATAAGTTACACCAGTCCTGGACGCAATTTAAGTCATTTTGGAGAGTTACTTGATCAGCGGAGCTTATGATTGTGCGatagataacacagtcatcggcaaagatACGGACGTTACAGGAGATTTGTGTTGGTAGGCCGTTAATATATATGAAACATTAGAAAGGAACCGAGGACTCACCCTTGCGGGATTCCTGATGTTACTGGAAGAGACCTAGAGGCTTGATTCTTAACATGAACAAATCGGGTACGGTTTGCCAGAAATTCTTTTATCCACTGCCAATATCTTATGATGTAAGTTTAACCAAGAAAGTTTTCATTAGAAACGCttgtgaggaaccttgtcgaGGGCTTTCGTGAAATCTAGGAAGATTGGGTCAGTTTGAAGGCTAGAGTGAAGGTGCACGTGCAAGTCATGGACAAAAATAGCTAATTGCGTTTCACAAGAAAGGTTCTTACAGAATCCGTGTTGAGAAGGATGAAATAAATTAATAGCGACAATTGAGTCCCCAGGTTCTCGAAGATGTTCTCCCAGGTGATTTTCCTGGAACTCGTACCCAGCGTTAGGTCCGGTGCAGTGTCCCTATGGGGTCCCGCACCGACTTTGGGGTGCGAGGCCGGCTTGTTGAGAACGGTTAGGCCGGCATTTTCTGTGAGGTCGGCCAGGTCTTTTCCCTTCTTTGACAAGTGCCCATATCCGCATCGCGTGTGTGGAGCGTTGAAGTCACCTCTGATGACGAGCCGGCTGTCGCCCGCGATGGTCATCGTTTCGCTGAATGTGAACATCTGTAAGGGCATTCACCCGTACTCCTTTCTAAGGAGGCTGCAAGGTAACTGCAGGGAAAGCGTACAGCTAAAGCGAAGCCTTGCTGCCGCGTGCATGCAAACGCAGCCAATGATTGCGGCATCCAATCATTTTTTGCCTTAATCCACCAACCATGAATCATGTAACAGAACGGCAAGCAGACGatgagcagacgacgctgcgCGAATGAGCACATGTATAGGGACACTCGGTATTCCAATTGGCTATGAATTCGTGTAGCTTCCACCGTGCTGCAACCAGCTTTTAAGATGGAGTATATTACttattgtatgaaactatatGCTTGCACATTTCTTTGTGATACTCTCATGGTTCCTGCAGCGCGCGCTGGCTTCAGCTTTCTCTATCACCTAGTTTGCTTTAATATTCATCATCAGCCCtttttatgaccactgcaggacgaaggcttctcccagggtgatctccaattacctctgtcttgcgtCAGCTGGATTCATATTATGCCTGAGAATTTACTAGTTTCTTCACACCACCTGATTCTCTACCGTTCCCGACTGTGCATCCGTTCTCTTGGCAACGAATCTGCAACTCTAACAGAACAAAGGTTGCCTGCCCTACGCATAACATACTCTGCTCACTGCCACATTTCGCCTTAATGTCTTAATGTTTCAGTAATCAAGGCGTCCTAACAATTTTTTTATCAGGAAGACCTCTTTGAAATAAGGCGCGACCATGTCTGAGCGCTGTATTTCTACCCACACAGACATACAAAGAGGATGAGATACCTACCTCTGATTGACTGAAAACAGGAAGGAAGACATGAGACAGCAGAGCGGCAACTTCGTGCGAGACATGTATGAAAGTTTGAGAACTAGACGCGCCTCAGCAAGGAATCGGGCATTGCGCGCCTTATCTTGAAAACCATGGAGCGATTCCACAATCTTTTCCTCGTAATCGCAATACGCTACACTACGTTGATTTCGGAGAGTTGTTTCATCTTGGTGACAGCATTCATAACAGCGCAATGAGAGAGGGGCTCATGTTTTGTTAATCACGACCATATAAAGTaagcaggcaatgaagccaaggaacgCACAGGAGTAATTAactgaaataatgaaaaaaattggaggacgcttaagcttcgccttcaagagtgggacgcgacagcgttcccgtcgacccgccaaggggtataagacaatgcgctacggcacagcaatcacttacgatgcgccccgcatcggacttagcgcccacctatcacgcggtgagcgtcgagcaacgcagcgttgggcgcggcaacgaaacgtgcgcctgagcgaacgaaacgaaccaaagaactcggtgtctcggaggggaaacgatctacgccagccaaacgtcgtgatcggcacgggcagagagatagatagtaatctaaaccggaagcacggcgaagcgtcgtcaggggagagggagtcccgcgacgcgcctggcagcggtcccaatgcgcgcgcggcgcgcctcctgtcggggcagcgccgtacattgagaggagggggtcttctgtgtttgccgcaagatggctctgcgtgtgcggaaagcgcagaagaaatgcagcggaaacgcacttcgcaactcgtgtaattgtgacttctgtacgttacatgttcataattaccgatatacaccgcagtataactttccacggctcgtttcgaaggcaacaccgcattcactagaggcgcgtttgcaccgcttggaagcatcgaactcgtggctgagtggtagcgtctccgtctcacactccggagacctgggttcgattcccaccgggccaatcttggaagttgctttttatttatgaagcgcctgccgtgatttatcgctcacggtcaacgccgccgacgccgacacccgacgccgacgacaccggcttttctgcgacacgagctccttaacgctatcgcgttaaaaggaggaaatgaaaaaaaggtggaCGAAACGATAACTTGTCGCCGGGGAGGTTGGGAGAGAGTGTACTGAACCCACAACTTTAGCATTACGCATCCTCTTCGTCTTTGCGCATCCTGGCGCGCTAGTCCTTTCCACCATTTTAAAAGCGATATGCTCTTTCAACCAGTCTCCAACCAAGCTGTCACTAACAGTCACTGTGATACGTTGTAGTTCTTGAAATATTCACCGAGGATTACGATACTCGCTAATGccaaattttagcgcagctctctctatacgtgctttcatttcgggtgccaacacttttttttattatggttATACAGGTacacggtttatattaggaagggaACGCTGTTAAGTAACGTGGCTGGCGCGGACACTCTGTCTCGTGCGGTACATCGCAgacggagcgaagtgcggcgcggctgcctcgcttatcgggacatcgcgagaggcagcgcatgggttacacgtgggcgcgattcacagcagccaccgcagacacaCCTCCACTGATgtagcactttgtttccataaagGGTGGACGCGCTCaccgcatgccttatcgatggcgtcattagcGAACAGATGACGGCGcgctactctagcgccatctcgtagcgatcatcgccgcagagccccatttgcgcggcactacacttttcttctcacgcttttgctataccctcctcctccatctTCCACCTCATGGGAAATGGAGGATGAGAATACTTTTCTCCTCGCCCTCTCTTCGCCATCGccctctttcatcccccgctTTGCTCTTTAACTCGGTTACCTCGAGAGACGCCAACGAGCGACGCCAGCAAGGGACTCCAAGGAACGCCGACGGTCAAAgcaagaacgggcgcctaagagcagAGTTCTAAAATGTACCGTTTTCACTTACCTTCTAACAGAGAAAGTTCCGTCAATGGTGGAAACAAAGATCGAGCCTTCGCAGTATTAATTCCAAATGTGGCACTTTGCTGCCTCTTGAGTGATCGCAAAATCATTCATTTATTGCCTGAATGACTGGTTAGAAAACTATAGCACTGCAGAGTGTCCAAAATATTAATAGCGTTATTACGCTTCTCTCTTTCAACCAGCCGTTTCCTACCCCGACTGAAGCGATTTCTTTTATCACTGATTCGCtcatcacatcatcatcacaGCAGTTCGAGAGAGCCGGAAAACTTTCGTTAACGCTGTGGCTCGAACAGCCAGAAAATATTATTACATCGTCACTTCAATGCTTCTCTGCAAGGGTCCAAAGTTGCACTGTCATCGACGGCTAGTGGTACAAACAAACTTGTTCAAGTGCCTAttcaaggtttctttttttttctgcaacctaAGAAGCGACATTCAACGCTTCGAACAACCCGTCGAGAACGTAAAAAGGGCGCATTCATGAGCTTAAGCCCCACGATTTGGACAAAAGTCTGCCTGTGTATTTTAACCGGCCCCATTGCTGCAGTGAGGTTGAACTGCTGTTCAACACTTACGAAAACAACTTTTTTTGTCAGTTTTCACAGACGTTGTCATAGAGTTTTCTTCTCCATCGGGTCTGTCGGCAAGTACATCCACAGCGATTACTGCCTGTAATCAATGTTGGCTTCTAACAGTAGTCTAAAGCTATATAAAAACATAGTAAATTTTTATCGTATGCTGCAACGTTTACTTTCACAGCGATCATTGCAAATATCCTGCCTGCAGCTCCGTACCACGTTCTCTTTCACGAGTGTCCCTCCACTTTGTGGGTTTCAGTCATGGTTGCTTGATTAAACAATCCCTGTCCGCGCCTCGGAGTTCGTCTTCGCCGCCGTGCCGTTTCCACTGTCACTGCTGACGGGCGCACCGTCATCGCACGTCCGCCTCTCGGCGCCGGCAAACAGCGCTCGCCACGTGTGCTTCAAGTAGAGCGGCGTGTACCCGTGGCTAGTCAGCACCCTGGGCCTGGTGCACGGCGTGAAGAGCTTCCTGTAGTTGAGGAAACCGTCGTCGTGCAGGCGGCGGACGCCCATCTTCTCGGCCACAATGCCGGTGAGAAAGACGTCCTCCAGGTACAGGTAAGGCACGCCCAAACTACCGCGCGCCAGGAGCGGGACGCTGTCCCCGGACAGGAGGTACGCCGGTCCGGCCAGGAAGTCAGGGTACGACGAATTCCGGTACGCCCTGGCGGACACGTACCACTTGCTCCGGGGGTTCCTCTGCGGCGTCCACTTCTGCGCGAGCAGACCCCACAGCGTCCGCCTGACCCCCCGTAGCGTCCGAACGCGCACCGCGAGGTCCCACACGTTCAGCAGCATGTCGTCGTCGATCTTGAGCACGAGGCTCGCGTTGGAGCAGTAGGCGCTTGCCCAGCGGACCATGGTGATCGACTTCAGCGTCAGGTTTCGGTAAGAGTCGACGAAGTCCGCCTGAACGATGTCTCCGTGCTGGGAGTCCTCGTACACGATGTTCCTCTGGAAAGGCTTCAGCTTCGGTGTGCCCACGAGAAAGATGACCTTGTAGCCGCGCCGGCGAGCCGCTTCGCCCCAGGTACTGCGGATGGCATTGCGCTGCGCGAAGTTGATGGAGCTCGTGATGACCACGATGAGAACGGCGGCCGCCGCTGAATCGGAGCACAAGTGTGGCTTGTTCAGGATGTAAGGGAAAGCGTAGGTATGTGAGCCTTCGTCGGCTCTAGGAAAGCGCGTCGACAAACTGCGCTGGGCCGACGATGCGGAACTGTTTCTGATCGGAGGTCGTCCATTTACACTGGGCGCGGCGACCAGAAAATCGTAAGTCAGGGCTTCTGCAACACCGACGTCCACGCGACGGCCAACGTGGGGGACGTGCAGGTACCACACAAAGACGACGTAGACGCCGATGCAGGTTGTGACGCACAGAAGCAGCCTCCGAGAGAACTTGCAGGGAGTGGTCATCACAGGCCACTAGCAGCAGCATCAGGATGGACCTGCGAAACGAATGCAAGCAGAAAGTGTTGTCGCTGAAGTCCTCAGAGACACCGTTTGGCAAGTTTTCACGACAGTGTTGTGACTGCCCTTCATTGTCAGTCGGTATTTTTACGTTTACGACATCCAAGTATTATCttgaacacaaaaacaaaactaagACACTCGTTCTTGTCTTCTGGAGAACATTTTCTTTACGTCGACTTCTCGTGTTACCTCAGTATATCCGTGTCAAAGAAATACTTGTGACCAATGCTGATCGTCACAGCACGTCATCGTAATACTGTACAAACACACTGTCAATTTTACCATTAGCGAGTACAAGAAACACCAAAATGCGTGCTGTCTTGGCACACTCAAATGATCTATTACCAGAATAGTAGTATATTGCTCTCTAAGCATGTTGTTTCCTGCAGCGGTGCATCTGACTACGTGAAAACGTCGctaattagttcttttttttcttttttaggtgAAACAGGAAACTAATAAACTCTTTAATTCCGTTCGTATTCCTGACCTCCTCtgttgacaggcgcaggccttttgtatatagcgattcaaagtcggccgttggggcctttgagaagggctcggtgggtaaggttgcttttaaaattatgcagacatgtgacatctctcaacactacttatgtttgttccctgctcaccttgggatgatcgagggagcccctccgaatctcaatgagtccgctcatgaggcagcgcgagatcttaccctccgctctgccccgcgcaacggcgtggcggtactccccgagaatagagactccccttccacatacaatgaaatcacgaaatattaccttcttaatcgcagggtttacagttttccgcatcctaaactaaacagggctcaggcacttacattacgcttactacagactgctacttatccttgcccacggagactgaacaagTTTTATCCAGAGACATATACAGAGCCTTATttccaagattgtggtgctttagccacgctcgaacacatgctctggtcttgcgaaagaattgaagactcggcgatcaaggatgcgtccaggtgggaggctgcacttcgcaaccctgacctggatgaacaattctgggctgtccagcaggctcacgatgtggccgtgaggcttggccttccggtcccgac
This genomic window from Dermacentor albipictus isolate Rhodes 1998 colony chromosome 9, USDA_Dalb.pri_finalv2, whole genome shotgun sequence contains:
- the LOC135913556 gene encoding beta-1,3-galactosyltransferase 5-like; translation: MTTPCKFSRRLLLCVTTCIGVYVVFVWYLHVPHVGRRVDVGVAEALTYDFLVAAPSVNGRPPIRNSSASSAQRSLSTRFPRADEGSHTYAFPYILNKPHLCSDSAAAAVLIVVITSSINFAQRNAIRSTWGEAARRRGYKVIFLVGTPKLKPFQRNIVYEDSQHGDIVQADFVDSYRNLTLKSITMVRWASAYCSNASLVLKIDDDMLLNVWDLAVRVRTLRGVRRTLWGLLAQKWTPQRNPRSKWYVSARAYRNSSYPDFLAGPAYLLSGDSVPLLARGSLGVPYLYLEDVFLTGIVAEKMGVRRLHDDGFLNYRKLFTPCTRPRVLTSHGYTPLYLKHTWRALFAGAERRTCDDGAPVSSDSGNGTAAKTNSEARTGIV